AGAGCAATGTGTTCACTTTAGCTGTTAGCAAATCCTAATCAAATTGAGCATGGAATCACTCAGGCTTGGCTTGTTAGAAATTAACTCAAAACTCAAGCTCGGGCTTCATTTGGTCGATGTATAAGCCTTGATGAGCTTGTTCGTGTCAAATAAAGAAGCCTAGAGGAGCTTAATAGTTAAAGTCAGCCAATATATTAAGCATTAGGTTGTGCTAATTTAGAATGTCTACGTAGTAATTTCTATTGAACTTACAAATAGAGTCACCATTCAATTACTACTAAAAAGGGCAGAGATTAGATTTTAGATTATATCAGTCGGGTAGGCTGGACTGGGATTATGGGAAAATTTCTACAAATTCTTCTCTTCCCTCATCCATTTCTTGTTTTTACTTTCTCAACTTCctctacccccccccccccccggcgtCCATCTCTCACGGATATCacagaaaaaatgaaattaaaaaaaaaaaaaaaaaaagttcccaaTCAAGCTGAATCAAAAACTTGCTCGTCTTGGTTAATCCTATATGAATGAACTAAGAATTATCTGGCTAACTCAAGTTGCAGTCTCTAATCCATATACAAAGTTGGTTTGTTTCGAGGGTCAAAACCCTTAAAAGAAGTATTAAAAACCGGTCTCGAAGGCCCTTGATAACCTTTGAAACAAATTccctcaaaacaaaaatttcgaCGGCCTATGTGACCCTTGAAACAGAAATTTCAACGGCCTACATGACCCttgaaaaaaatgtttcatCTTTAGGGAGGATTGGCGACCctggaaaattcaaaaaataaataaaagcacaaTAACCTTTTTTGAGGATCTCCCGACCCTTAAAATAAGGTttttctactaaaaaaaaaaaaaaaaaacacaaccatgCACATAGACTTTATAGAACCACATATTACAAAATCTatattataacaaaacaaaaatatcaaaacaaaattcaattagCTTTCTAAATCAATAAATCTTTCATTTTTGAAGTTTATGGAGACACTTTCACATTCACCTAAAGGAACTTGGTATTTTAACTATAGAATTTTGAAACCAATAAACTATTTTACCCAACACCTTTAATAGCATGCTGAGAGTGTTGGGCAAAGAATGATTTCTCAAGGCCATTCCAAGAGATTAGAAGATGCTTCAAAATACAAGAATTTAAATCATGCACAAGAAAACAAACTACTTTGTGCAGGAACAAAAGGCCAGTAGCCATACAACACCCAAATCAGCCTAGTGGCTGCACAAAACACAACCAAAGCTGCTATAAAAAGTCTAAATGACCTCctcaacaaaaacacacaaacatagGGCAAATAGCTGCACTAAACAAACCAATGGACAAAATACACATTTCCAAACTAAAATGAAAGATGCAAAGACCAATGGCCATTCCCATAAAGCTATTGCTTCTCACAAATTAAGAAAGAGAACTTAAAAATCAACTTGTCCTTCGTCAAATTCAAATTGGCAAGTAGGATACCTCCTTTGAAGCTTTCTTAATTTCTTGCAAGCACAAAGCTTTATCTCTGAGTCTAGACGACTTTCAAAAGTGATTTTCATTGTCTTTAATATATTTGCTTCCTTCAAGACTTGTCGAACAAGTTCATCTCAACTTCATGCCCTGAAAATTCCTTATTATAACAGACTGTAAGATGTGATGACAAACATTCAGGAACGTAAAGCCACTTCTCCAAGCGATCTTCCAAGCGATTTTCAGGTGGGTAACCATCATGGCTACCTAGGAATGTCAATTCAAAGACAAGTGTTTGTACCTTTGGAGCCTGACAAAACAAGAATTGTACTGCAGGCCACATATAATAACAAGACCTAATACAACCACCAAACGTCAAGGAAGTCAAATATTATTAAGTAGCATTGAGCAATTTAATTAATGATAAGAGAGTTAGAGCATGAAAAACGTAACATGTCCATACCTCTGCAGTTTCTATGCTGAATTCCATGGATTCAATGTTATAGAGTGATCCCGTGAAGTCCCATATCCTTTTTATATAATCTCGAGTACTCACATCATTTTCTATCTCCTCAAATTTAAGACCTGATTTAACCAAGTTGGGGAGGTTTTCCACTGTAACATCCTTGGCCAAAAGACCACTGAAATAAAACTGCGCAAGAGCTGGGGTGTTTAATCGGAGTATGTAATAATTGAGATACATTTCAACAGGCAGAGGTGGTGTCAGCTCTGCCCAGCAGAGTCTTGGGCAGAAAtttataaggattattttgagtTTCATTCAAGTGGAATACCTCCAAAACTTATATTACACTGTTTGGCAAGCTTGAACCATTCAGTATGGAAAGATCCCTCCACATCAATCCTTTCATATGTATGAGCACCAGAATAGTCTTGTTGATCTTAAAGACAAATGATtcaattagaaaataataatttcacagCTGTTAAGGAGATCATAATGGCTTTGAACCAAGTTTACAAACAAGTGAACACCTTATTTTCCAGTTTAAATCTCCAAGTAATAGAACATGGTATTAACACCTGACACTtaatccaaatttcaaattccacAAAAATCAGCTCAAGTACATTACACATGATCTATTCACAATTAACATTTTCCTGATATACCTGTATAAAGTTCATTGGACATAAGTTGTAACTTTAACATAGCAAATCAAAGCAGATCTATTTGGTAGGGCTCCAAGCAAGCAAAGGGAGTCAATAAAGagcaaacaaaaccaaatttaGTTCCCTACAAGTACTCAAATCTCTATTTGTTACTAGAGTTGCATCATGTTTCAACATCTTTTGCTAATAAGAATTTACCAACCTCATTTGCCAGTAGCACAAGACCTTTCCTGCAGAATTCCACAATGTCACGCTGGTTCTCCTCACAAGAACCTGCAGGTACAACAGAAAAATCATATAATGTACAGGGACAAAAATAGACACATAGCAATGCATTCTCTTTTACGTGAACTTTAGGTACTTTGCTAGTCAAATCTCTACTTCTTCAAACCTACTAATAGCACACCTGGCCTGTTGGGTTTCTGGGATTTATAACATTTAAAGCCCTAACTATGATGCCTTGGGACTTGGCAACCTCCAATTGCTTCTTAAGTGAAGAGACTTACAATCCCCATCCTGTTGCTTCATTGAGATAGTAAGGAACCTAAAATGACCATACTTCAAGAttgaatgaaaattcaaaaaagaataaatcaaATTTCCATTTTCCAACTTCCAAGTTACCAAGTCAGGTCAGTGTTAAATCTAtgctgaaaaaaataaaataaaataaagtcttttcACTTAGCAGTTGAGTACAACCAATCTTGAGCTTCTGAATAAAGTGCTACAAATTAGAAGCATACCAGTGTGCCACCATGGAGATCAATTGAAGCAGAGTGTAAAGGGTAATGAGGAATGGGACAAAGAATTCCATCATTTTCTAATCTTACCAGTAATTGCATCATCATATGGACCTAGTAAGAGAGAAACACGTTCTGTTATAAATATATCAATTGGAAATGGAAAATACTGGCAGttatagaaacaaaaagaaagtgaaGTTAAAATTTACAGGAGGGTTTGCTCCATCTGTCAAGAAGATATCATTTGGATCAGCTAAGAAAACCATCACGAGCTTTAATACCAGCCGCAATAGTATCACATAAgaataacccaaaaaatatcatttttatttcctACAATAAAACAGAGCTACCAAACACTTTATTTAAATGAGAAGCAGCAATAACTATGGattcaacaatcaaacaaaatgaaacagaagttaagagaaaaatataccATATATGATATTTTGAGAGGCATTATCTTCCTCACTTTCCTTTGGGAGTGAATGCGTAGAGGTTATGCTCATTTTGTTCCTCAGCTAAATCCTTGACCTTCCTAATGGGATTTTCTCTTTGAGATTGATCTTCATTATCTACCATAAATAATCTATCCATATTGTATAAGTTAATCTGTTGGCAAAATGATTAAAATCTAAAAGGCTTTGTCTATGATCTGAATCATGTGTGACAAACAAATGAAGATTGTTTTGTGATTTAATCGTAGATTACACTAGGAGATGAGCTAGGTATGACATTGTTAATGATTTTTGGAAGTCCAGCTACAAAAGATTTTGTGTTTACTCCAAATTTCCTACAGAGAAGTGTACTCTTTAACACAAGTTTCAaatgtataaattataaatttgtagCAACTTCTTGATATCACATGGTCCAGTCCTTTCAAAATTAGGGAACTCAAAAAACCTCCATaacacaaaaaaccaataaaaatggTTAATCAAATTGCATTGATTTTAGCATAAATAGCATGAGACACACAAAGACTTGCACTGCACTGGTATAATCAATATATCCATTGGGGAAACCTATATTATAGCTGATTTTCAATAATTAACATACACagagaattttcaaaatcaGCATCAAACTCTCAGATAAAATActggaaaacaaaaattaacaaacataGCACCGCCAAAAACCTCCTAGATCCAACCCATTCTTAAATTGATACTATTGTTATACCACACCATTAACACTTAGAAACTCCTTTTTAAGCATTTCTTCAATATAATATGTTCAAGCCTCTTAGATCCAACCCATACTTCAGATTCCAAAGGACATGTAATCCAAACCCTAGCCCCCAAATTATACCAATGGACATGTAATCCAAATCCTAGCCCCCAAATTATACCGATGGTGAGGAAGAGAAATATCTACcgatggagagagagaaaacgagAGAGAATACCAAAAATTGTTTGGATAGTTCTGCTATGTAATTTCCATAATTTGTCGGGAAACAAACAGAGAAAGACAGACCTGTAATCGGAAAATGGGGTGGCGAAGAGTGCTCAGTCGATCAACGGCTCGCTTGTCGTCGGAGATGAGATAGCTGACCACCGCAAATCAACCCGTCGGAGATGAGATGAGCTCCGATCTTTGAGTTTCCTGAGATGAGCTCAGATCGATTTTGAGAGAATTTTCTGAGATGAGCTCCGATTTTGAGAGAATTTTCTGATTGTGGAACGTGAACAAAAATGAGCTTTCccttttgtattttaattttggacTTTATTTCAAGGGTTGGAAATTTTGAGATATCTTCTATCAAAGGTTGTGATAGGATGCGttgaaaaatgtttaaatttggaGCTAATTAGCGCTGGAGTGTAAAAACTAGCGCGCCTAATTTTAATAGATAATTCCAAGGGTTGTATAGGTTTATTTCGAGGATTTTAATGACCCTCGAAATAAAGCTAATTCAAACTTACCCCACACCCCAGTTTTTAGTGATGATTTCGGCACTTTTTAGTCAACCCTAGAGAAAAGTGGGTTGAAACAAGTCAAGTTTGTTGTAGTGATAGAAATATGCAATGTGGAAAAGTATGGTGAATGTGGGAGGTtgtctttgaaaaaaattataagaacgAAAAATTCTTTTTCAGAGTTTCATTATATGTGTACGATGGCATTTTGTACTACATGCAGTTCAGTTTCACCTTTCCTGTACAACTTCATATATAGACATAAGATAAATTCCCTGACGGCACTTCATTACTCACATGGAGTATTAAACAGATCATGAATTGATTAATTTCTTCGCAACCTTAGAGCACAAGTTTCATCATTTTAAttaagaagatgaaaaaaaaaaaagaaaaaaaagaagaagtaaatggtTACACGAGGTGGGActaattttatttgtaaatccACTAGCATAGAATGGGcaagaaacataatttttttagtacatTCTTAACTATATCCCTATTTAGAAGTGaggtaaataatttttttttttttaaagcttagaatttccttttttttaattatcagtTTAATCAGTAAAGGGAAACTTCATTTACTAATGTGTTGCACATAGAAAACACCATAAGGCAACAAATAAATTAGACATGTTGGCTATTTAAGAAAGCATTAATCTTCTCTGTTCTTGTGGACAAGCCCCTTTAAGGCTTTATCATCTCTGATCTTGATCAAATTATGGGCCATTTGATCAAGAACAAGTAAAAATGCAAGCCTGCAGCTCGCAGTTGAAATATGTGTTTGAGTAACCAATATAGAGAAGAGGAGTAAACCAGTTACCAGGGAATTAAGTTCAGCATTATGTCAATTCACCAGTATTGTCACCAATTACTAGACTTTGAAAACAGAGGCTGGCTCATGAAGCTTCAAAACTGAGGGGGGGGAAAAATCAAGAATTAGGTAGAATGGAAATGCAGCAAATGAAACTCTTATTAGTTGACAATGTTTGACAATGTTGGGTTTACTATCTCTCTCTCCCATAATTTTTGAatacttatattaaaaaaaaaaaaaagttgcctttgtttttaaattgattttgtcATATTTCTTGGGTTACAGTCATCAACCTACCCCTAATTTTGAGTTTAGTATGGAAGAATTGTCCTGGTATATCATGTATGTCATCACTAATTTGTTTCATGAGTTTAGGACACCAAATTTGATTGCAAAATATCATATGGTGGTTCTTACTTTATCGGATCAGGTTGCTAAAGGATGTTAATGAAAACAGTGAAGAACGTGAGAGCTTGGTTTGATTTGGGTTGGGCTTGTGTGGTTTGAGCAGATGAGTTAATTTCAGAGTAAGATGGGTTGATGTATTTTTAGACTTATTTAAGGTTGGACTTAAGATTGCGTTGTGCTTTgcttagttttgattttttggataTGGGTTGGCTGGTTTAGTTGATTTGGTCCTAAACTGATGGGTTTGTGCCTTCTTATTGGGCTTAGCTTTGAGTTTGTTTGAAGCTGTATGGGCTTGTGAGAATTGAGTTTAATTGATGAAGGTATTGACGGTTGGGGCTAGTATTCTTTAATAAACAATGTTCTGGGTATAATTTTCACAAGGAATACATAGGTAAGAGTACGATGAGGCAGTGCTCATACTTTCTTCTCTCACATTCATGTTGGgtttcaataattaaatttaggcttttatttaaaaataattaaattttggctaaaatgatgaaaaactcACTCATATATGTTTCACCAAAATTTATTCCAATCTtctaactttgtttttgttcatttcagtcctttaactttcaactttattcaattaaggcttttccatcaaattttttaaaatgttgtggtaagtttttcaatttttaaaattaaaaa
This genomic stretch from Quercus lobata isolate SW786 chromosome 3, ValleyOak3.0 Primary Assembly, whole genome shotgun sequence harbors:
- the LOC115979885 gene encoding alanine aminotransferase 2-like, giving the protein MPLKISYMVHMMMQLLVRLENDGILCPIPHYPLHSASIDLHGGTLVLVRRTSVTLWNSAGKVLCYWQMRLVNSY